The Tolypothrix sp. PCC 7712 region CCTGATCGAAAACATGATAATTCGCTTCCGGTTCATACTTCACACCCGGATCGATAATTGTCACAGTTTTAAAACCATCTTGAGCCAAATCCCTAACTAACTTTGCGGGATTGGGGAAACGTTGGGGACTCCAGGTAAAGACACGATAACCCCGCATATAGTCGATATCTAAATGGATGACATCGCAAGGAATTTGACGCTGGCGAAATTCTCGCGCCAGTTCGCGCACCACAGTTTCCGATTCATAACTCCAGCGACATTGATGATAACCCAGCGCCCATTTTGGCGGTAATGGCATTCTCCCCGTTAGCTGCGTATATGTACGCAAAATATTAGCAGGTTCCGGGCCATAAATCATATAGTAATCTAGCTCCCCCCCGCGAGTTTCCATCTTCCAAACACCGGGTTTTTCTGCGCCAATATCAAACTGACTCCAAAAAGTTGTGTTAAAAAATATGCCATAGCCGACATCTGGACGCAAAGCCATAAAAAACGGAATGGCTTGGTACATTTCATCAGTCAGCGCATCGTAATCTAAAGCATCCGTCGTCCAATTAGTTTTAACTTCACTCAGTTTATCGAGAAACCCCGTGCGTTCGCCAAAGCCATAAAAATGCTCATCAGCAGCGATTTGCTTCCAAGCTGCAACCGCACCCAAACGCCAACCCATCCCCATATCTAAATTATCTTGAGCAAAGGGACGATTAGCTTTGTCAAAACAGACGATGCAACTCTCCTGCTTTTGTACGCAGACACGAATTTGCTCAGTGGTAATTTCTACTGCTGCTTCCGTATCTTGCACCTCAAAAGGAAATATCGGCCATTGCGAATCATCCAACACCACCGCCCAAGAACGGCGAGGTATAAATTCTCCTGTAGGTGCAAGCCGAACCCGCAATAAATTTGGTGCAAGTATACTGATTCTCAACCGTGAATTACCACAGTCAAAATCAATATTGCGATTGCTCCAATTTACACCTTGCACGTTACCAATAGCTGTCCAAGGTTGGTTAGTTGTGGGTAATTTTCCAAAATATTGTGGCATGAGGGTTGGGGATGAAGGAGACAAGGAGGACAAATGACAAATAACAAATCACTTGTGTACATCTCTCTAATGAAAGATTTCAGAAATATGTATTCAGTAAAAATTAACTATTGTAAAATTTTATATTTATTGCTAGAGTTTTTTCATAAAAACAATCCTCGATTTATTCAAAAAATCGGGGATGTAAGCCATTCAATGGTTGGATGAAAAAAGGTTTTTGATGATTGAATAATATTTTGTTAAAATAACCTATCAAATAATAATAGTTGACTAATGCTGATATACTCAGCGAAACAAATTTATAAATTTAATTTTATTTTATTTCTAGACTAAATTAATGCCAAATTTTGAAAAATTACTTACGTTATAATAATTGTTATTTTTGACAAATACATCCCCATAAAAGTAGATTTGCGCTTCTATCGCAGTGTAGATACATGATAAATAAATAAAAGTTTACACTCTTAATCAAGAATGTGCTGGAAGTAACTTTTCAAGTGAGTTCTGGTAAAGGTCGAAGATACACGAAGGCCTAGGAAGACAAGGAAAAATTACTAACTCGATTTTTCCTTGTACCTTTTCTTAGAATTCATTGTAAAAATACACTTCCCACAGCGATTAATTATTTTATTTGGAAGTCCCTACTCTTGTGTAGTGCTAATCGGCGTTCGGCGGGAGGTGCCAATATTGTATAGGCGGCATAAGAAGCGATCGCAAATATTGCCATCACACCAGACATAGCGATGACTTTGTCAACACCTTCGGTGAACGCACTGTGTCCATCATCAAGGAAAGCCACTAACCCACTCGCCAGGGAACCGCCTAGCATTTGCAGAAATCCCACCACGGTTTAGTACTATGCATGGCATTGGCTGAAATTATACCACGACAAATTGTAGGGGCAAGGCAATGCCCACCTGTGTCAACTTAACGTGAAACCCGCTTTGTAGCTAGGTTTTCGCCCTCACCCCCAACCCCTCTCCCGCCGGGATAGGGGAGCAAGAGATTTAATTCCCCTTCTCCTCGGGGAGAAGGGGTTAGGGGATGAGGGTGCGAGGTATTTGTACAACGCCCGCCCTATATCGCTTTTAGCTGAAGTTGACACCACTGGGCATTGCCTTGCCCTCTAAAATATATTAATGCGTCGTAGCGGCTACTCTACGAGTTCTCCGTTGGGCGTAGCCCTTCTCGCAGAGTAGGAGTACCCGCAGAATAGGACAAATGACAGCCTCAGCCAGTTATCTTTAATTTCGCCAACCTGAATTGAAAAAGCAGAGGAGCAGGGAGCAGGGAGCAAGGGGGATTAATGAATTTTTCATGTGTTCTGGTGTACGCAGTTCATAATGGCTAATTAATGCACCAAACCGCCACGCAAAGCCCTAACAGCCGCTTGCGTTCTATCAGAAACACAGAGTTTACTCAAAATTCCCCGCACATGAGTTTTTACAGTACCGATAGTCAAATACAATTTTTGAGCAATTTCTGCGTTATCACAGCCAGCAACAATCAACTCTAAAACTTCCATTTCACGTTGAGTTAAAGAAGAAGTTTCGATAGTTTTCTCAATTTCTGAGTCAAGACCATCAATTAATACTCTTTTGCCACTGCTGCTACCAGAAAGATCATCTTGGCGTACCTGCTTGAGTACAATATCTGCTATTGTCGGGTCAATCCACGGACTACCTGTATAAGTGGTTTTGACTGCATCTACTAGCCTATCTCTGTCAATATCCTTCATACAGTAAGAATCTGCCCCCGCCCCAAAAGCTGCTAACACAGCTTCCTCACTGTTTTGCATTGTGAGAATGAGAATTTTGGTAGTCAAGTCTGGATTCTGCTGTTGAAATTGCCTGTACTTGCGAGTTAATTCAATCCCATCCATATCAGGCAAACCGATATCGATAGTGGCAACATCTGGCTTCAGCGTCAACAAAAGTTGCAATCCATCCGTAGCGTTGGCAGCCTCACCAACAATTTTGATATCTGCCTCGGCTTGTAAAGCAGCCTGTAAGCCTATTCTGGTAAGGTTGTGGTCTTCAATCACAACGACCTTAATCTCACTCATGGCTGTTACCTCTACCCGGATCTATCTAAAGTACAGAATAAAATATCTTCGCTATTTTACTGTGAAGTTTATACCAAAAGGAAGATGATGACAAACCCATGAAGAAATACATCTACCATAAGGTATAAAAAATTATTTCTTTTCTAAGGCTGCAAAATGTTTATCTAAATCTTTTGGAAATCACACTTTGATGCACCTATCAATAGACTGATGCTTGAATTGAAAATAAATTAATTCTCAAATAAAGTCTGGAGATAGATGACAAAAAAAATTAATTAATTCACAAGAATTGTATCCCAAAAAGAGTTAATTTAATAAAACTAATTAGTTTATTGTCTAAACAGCCATGTCAATACCTCAATCTGTAAAAAAAGATAAAATTTTAGTTGTTGATGACGTTTATGACAATTTAGTACTACTAGAAACAGTTTTACAAGAAGATAGCTATGAAGTTATCTTGGCGCAAGATAGCACAAATGCTTTGGCGATAGTTGAGCAGTCACCACCAGACTTAATACTTCTGGATATTATGATGCCAGAACTCGATGGTTATGAATTTACGCGCCGCATTCGACACAATAAAAATTTGCCCTACATTCCCATATTATTGATTACCGCTCACATCTACTCTAGCGTTGTCGAAGGACTGGATGCAGGAGCCGATGATTTTATTCGTAAACCATTTGATCCCGATGAACTAAATGCGCGGGTTCGTTGTCTTTTACGTCTCAAACACACTATAGATGAACGCGATCACATGGCAAGTTTACGAGAAGATTTTGCCTCACGATTTACTCACGATTTACGCACACCTCTTGCGGCTGCGAATAGAGTCTTAAAATTAACCAGAGAAGGAATGTTTTGTACTGTCACATCAGATTTTGCCAAAATTATTGATACGATGATTGGGAGCAATGAAGATTTGCTAACAATGGTCAATAACTTACTAGAAGTTTATAGACATGAAGCAGGTTCTAAGACCTTGAGATTATCTGCCTTTGATATTCAACAATTAGTGAGTGAAGTGGCACAAGAATTGAAGCCACTAGCAGAAGAAAAAAACTTAGTTTTAAAAGCTGAAATTCCAGAAAATCTGAATGCAGAACCAGAAGCATTAATTACAGTAATAGCTGACCGGATAGAAATCAGAAGAGTATTAACTAATATTATTGGCAATGCGATTAAATTTACTGCGACAGGTTATATATATGTGCGGTTAAATGTAGAGAAAAATTATGTCATAGTCCAAATTCAAGATACAGGGCCCGGAATTTCGCAAAAGAACCAAACAATTTTATTCGAGCGATTTCGTCCAGGTAAACATTTAGGTTCAGGTAGTGGTTTAGGACTGTATCTCTCTCGCTGCATTATCGAATCTCATCAAGGCTCGCTAACTGTGGAATCTGAACCTGGTAATGGCAGTATATTTACTATTAGTTTGCCTCTTGGCCAAGCCAGTAAGTTAGAAGTAGAAGCATAAAAATATTTATCTTAATTGTATAAAGCAGAATTACTGGATGCTGAATAGTAACAATCAAGCCTGGCGGAGATATGGCATTTGAAGTTATTAGTGTTTTTGGCGCTAATTGTAAAGTCAATCACAATCAGAAATAAACTGCCAAATTATTGATTTTTATAGTATGTTGCCAAAACGGTGACCGAGCCACAAGTAATAAAACTAATTAAATTACCGTACATCAAAATCAAATCTTTTTGATAGTATCCGTAGATGATACCATCGAGCTGAATCAGATTAAAACCTGCGAAAGTAATTAAAGAAATATCCCTAGCACTT contains the following coding sequences:
- a CDS encoding PQ-loop domain-containing transporter; its protein translation is MRELVTLFFGLGFIFNASLFIPQALRILKKKSARDISLITFAGFNLIQLDGIIYGYYQKDLILMYGNLISFITCGSVTVLATYYKNQ
- a CDS encoding response regulator translates to MSEIKVVVIEDHNLTRIGLQAALQAEADIKIVGEAANATDGLQLLLTLKPDVATIDIGLPDMDGIELTRKYRQFQQQNPDLTTKILILTMQNSEEAVLAAFGAGADSYCMKDIDRDRLVDAVKTTYTGSPWIDPTIADIVLKQVRQDDLSGSSSGKRVLIDGLDSEIEKTIETSSLTQREMEVLELIVAGCDNAEIAQKLYLTIGTVKTHVRGILSKLCVSDRTQAAVRALRGGLVH
- a CDS encoding hybrid sensor histidine kinase/response regulator, with translation MSIPQSVKKDKILVVDDVYDNLVLLETVLQEDSYEVILAQDSTNALAIVEQSPPDLILLDIMMPELDGYEFTRRIRHNKNLPYIPILLITAHIYSSVVEGLDAGADDFIRKPFDPDELNARVRCLLRLKHTIDERDHMASLREDFASRFTHDLRTPLAAANRVLKLTREGMFCTVTSDFAKIIDTMIGSNEDLLTMVNNLLEVYRHEAGSKTLRLSAFDIQQLVSEVAQELKPLAEEKNLVLKAEIPENLNAEPEALITVIADRIEIRRVLTNIIGNAIKFTATGYIYVRLNVEKNYVIVQIQDTGPGISQKNQTILFERFRPGKHLGSGSGLGLYLSRCIIESHQGSLTVESEPGNGSIFTISLPLGQASKLEVEA